GTGAGTGCAGTTTTGCCATTAGTCAAGATCTTGGAATATAGCAGATGAGAACAGTGAAACTCGCTCTCTAGGCGAACTATAGCTTCAAAATCGGTGACGTGCAAATCGCCAACACCCAGTATCGAGGCTTCACTGAGCCTTGTCGAAGTGGGCAAAAAATCACTTTTGGCGATTCAGCCATCATCCAGAGGTAGTGGCACCTATGAGAAAGGTTAACGCCTACCAATCTAGTGCAGCAAGGCATGAATAACCAGTCAGTTCAAAAAAGCTCAAAAACTTATAGATCGAAGATTTTGACTTCTGTACAGACGTAGCACTGCTACGTCTCTACTTCTGACTTCTGACTTCTGACTTCTGACTTCATCTACTAGCCTCCTAGCTCGTTAGATAGCAATTGGCATCTAGCTTGACAGATGAGCAGGAATAACTAGTACCGTTTCCTGGGAAGTCTGTTGGGGTAGAAACCAGTGCGGAGCGCATAGTCAGTTTTTCTAGCCAACACCTAGTAGCCTGTGCCGATTGCACCACGTCACAAATTCTCATCGAACCGACATTTCGGCTGTGGATTGATTGGTTATCAATCTGTCCCATACTAGTTGCTCCACGAGGCAAAGATCTCTGGCATGGCATTGAGTAACAGTAGCTAGCCAGATTTTGGCTGAGGCAAATTGGAGCCAATTTCTCAACCAGGTTCGGAACTTCAAATTGATATTAACTAACTTTTCAGGGTAAAGGTAAAACTAATTACATGGAATTTTCAATCGCCACATTGCTCGCTCAATTCTCAGGAGAGAAATTAGTCGCTCCCAAAGCTTTAGAAAAGAAATTAGGCTGTGAAGATGAAACCAGTATTGAGAAATTACAGATAGTTCTCGATGCTCTGGAAAAAATTGGCGTTTTAGTCAAAGAACGGGGAAGATATCGCCGCACTTATGAAGAAGGGGTAGTAGAAGCCAAGCTCAGATGTTCTAGCAAAGGCTTCTGTTTTGCGATTCAAGACGCAGAACAAGGAGAAGACATATACATCCGCGAAAGCTATCTCAATCACGCTTGGAATGGCGATCGCGTGTTGGTAAAAATCACTAAAGAAGGGACGAGACGGCGCAGTCCAGAAGGAGAAGTCAAAGTCATTCTAGACCGGGCCAATCCTTCAGTTTTAGCGAGAATTAAGCAAAATAATCAAGGTTTTGCGGCTGTTCCCCTAGACGATCGCCTCTTATTTGAGCTACAGTTAATTGCCAATGGTCACCCCCTAGAAACCTCCATCGAACACTTAGTACACGTCGAAGTTGTACGCTATCCCATCGCTCAATATCCTCCAATTGGTAAAGTAGCCAGGATTTTGGGGAGTGATGCAGAAGCGGCTGATGAAACCGAAATTGTCAGTTGTAAGCACGATTTAAGGCGAAGTTTTACTCCAGAGGCTCTAGCTGCGGCAGCTTCAATTGCTAAAGTTGAATTAGGAGACATTAGTGATAGCGATCGCTTGGATTTGCGTCAGTTACTCACCCTGACTCTCACGAGTCAATCTCCTCTGGAGTTGGGTGAATCTCCCATTATAGAAACAGCTTTTACCTTAGAAAAAAGCTCAGAAGAACAGTCCTTGTTGGGAATTCATATTGCCGATGTGGCTCATTATATTCTTCCAGAGACACTCTTAGATCATGAAGCTAGAAGGCGCGGAACCGCAGTTTACTTGGGAGAAACCCTTTTACCTTTATTTCCCAATACCGTTAGCCAGCGTTGTTCTTTGCAAGTCGATGCAGATAAGTTAGCGATTTCGATCCTATTAAGTATCGATACGACAGGTAATGTCACTGAATTTGAAATCCAACCGAGTCTAATTCGAGTCGATCGCCATTTAACTTACGAGGAAGTTCAGGGGATTATCACTTCGGAATCTCATCTAGAGTTACCCGAAGTAGTACGGGAAATGCTCGGACAACTATTGACGATTAGTACTGCAATTCGGGGACGAAGGCTAGAAAGAGGCAGTTTTGAGCTAGACTTACCAGATGGCAAATCCCACTATCCAGATGAAGGACAGTTAGGAGTAATTACAGTTGGTGCGACCGCAATCGCCTCTTTACTCAAAGAATTGGTCATTTTAGCCAATCATGCTGTAGCTGCTCATCTCCAAGCTCTAAGCTTACCAGCCATCTACTGTATGCAAAAGCCACCCCACCCAGACGATCTAGATGACTTGCTCAAATTAGCCACTAATCTGGGGATGAGTTGGAAATTACAACAAGAAGACGAAGTTCGTTCCAGTGATTTTCAAAATTTCACTCGTTTGTCTCAGGAATCGGAGGTGAATACCGTACTCAACTATTTACTCCAATCAACTTTAAAGCCAGTCACCTATAGTAAAACCCCAGGTCATCACTTCGGTCTAGCTTACAGCGATCCTTATACTCATTGCGTCTCACCTCTGCAACGGTATGGAGATTTACTAGTCCAAAGAGCGATCGAGCAAATGTTGGTTCACGGGCGCGATCGCCGTTCTAGTAACTCGAAAGATAGTGTTAATCTCCGGCATAGTAGCTGTCACGGGAAAATTAGCTGGAATGTCTTGTCTCCCAATTTAGCCGAAGAATTGGATAGTCAATTTACACCTGCGATTTCCCAACTCAACGAACGGGAAAAAATTGCGCTGGATGCAGAATCAGATTATCAAGGTTTAAAAAAAGCCGAACTGATGAAAGAACGGACTGGTGAAGTCTTTCAAGGAATTATCACTGGAGTACAATCCTATGGCTTCTTTGTCGAAATCGAAGATTTGCTAGTCGAAGGATTAGTCCACGTCAGTTCCCTCAAAGATGACTGGTACGAATTTCGTTCTCGTCACGCTTGTTTAGTCGGTCGAAAAAATGGTACAGCTTACCGTTTAGGCGATCGCGTGGAAGTTCAAGTCAAAAGTGTCG
The sequence above is drawn from the Merismopedia glauca CCAP 1448/3 genome and encodes:
- a CDS encoding ribonuclease R family protein translates to MEFSIATLLAQFSGEKLVAPKALEKKLGCEDETSIEKLQIVLDALEKIGVLVKERGRYRRTYEEGVVEAKLRCSSKGFCFAIQDAEQGEDIYIRESYLNHAWNGDRVLVKITKEGTRRRSPEGEVKVILDRANPSVLARIKQNNQGFAAVPLDDRLLFELQLIANGHPLETSIEHLVHVEVVRYPIAQYPPIGKVARILGSDAEAADETEIVSCKHDLRRSFTPEALAAAASIAKVELGDISDSDRLDLRQLLTLTLTSQSPLELGESPIIETAFTLEKSSEEQSLLGIHIADVAHYILPETLLDHEARRRGTAVYLGETLLPLFPNTVSQRCSLQVDADKLAISILLSIDTTGNVTEFEIQPSLIRVDRHLTYEEVQGIITSESHLELPEVVREMLGQLLTISTAIRGRRLERGSFELDLPDGKSHYPDEGQLGVITVGATAIASLLKELVILANHAVAAHLQALSLPAIYCMQKPPHPDDLDDLLKLATNLGMSWKLQQEDEVRSSDFQNFTRLSQESEVNTVLNYLLQSTLKPVTYSKTPGHHFGLAYSDPYTHCVSPLQRYGDLLVQRAIEQMLVHGRDRRSSNSKDSVNLRHSSCHGKISWNVLSPNLAEELDSQFTPAISQLNEREKIALDAESDYQGLKKAELMKERTGEVFQGIITGVQSYGFFVEIEDLLVEGLVHVSSLKDDWYEFRSRHACLVGRKNGTAYRLGDRVEVQVKSVDYYRQQIDLVTVGGGSEANGDDIEPEE